GATCTTCGAGGAACAGGTGGTGCGGATCCCCCGGGTCACGATATTGTCCTTCACGGCAAGAGGAATACCGGTCAGGAGAGAATTCCCGGTCGCGGAACCTGCTGCATCGGCCGAGTCTTCCTTCTGCAATACTGTCACATAAGAGTGGATCTTCGGCTCCACGGCCTCAATCCGACGGCGCAGTGCATCGAGCAACTCCTCTGAAGTGACCCGGCCTTCCCGCAAGACTTCCGCCGCTTCATGTATGGTCAGTTGATGCAGTTCCATCCCCTTTTCATTGCCCCTTATAAACGATGCGGTTCTCTGCATCTACATGGACGATCTTCGGCACATGGGAAGCAAGTTCCCCCTCAGCAAGATAGGCATACTGGAAGATGATCACCAGGTCGCCCTTCCCCGCCTTGTGGGCCGCAGCCCCATTGACGCAGATCGTCCCGCTTCCCGCTTCACCGGGAATCACATAGGTCTCGAAGCGTTCACCGTTAGTCAGGTTTGCAATCCGGAGATGTTCATAAGGAAGAATCCCCGCCGCCTCCAAAAGCAAACCATCTATCGTGATGCTCCCTTCGTATTCGAGATTCGCATCCGTCACCGTGACTCGATGAATCTTTGATTGCAGGATTTTCCGCAACATCACAGACCCCCTCTTTCGCACCCCTGCCGTATCCGGCAGGGAAACACCTTCCCCACGGCGTTAAATAATCTTCGGTACCTTGAAGAAACCTTTCCCGCTTTTCGGAGCATTGCTCAAGGTTTCCGCCTGCGGAATGGAATCGCAGACCCGATCCTCCCGGATAACATTTCCCACCCGGATCACATGGGAGGTCGGTTCCACATCAGCGGTATCGAGTTCGTTCAGCTTGTCTATATAGGAAAGGATGGCATCCATCTGCCCCGTAAACCGGCCAATCTCTACGGAAGAGAGCTCGAGCCTTGCCAGATCGGCTACATGCTCTACTTCTTTTCTGCTGATTTTCATAACGGTCCTCGCAGCCTTCGACACTCCCTGAGCGATATCGAAATGTCGTTATAGCATATTATTTCGGGGAAAAACAACCGGAAAGCAGGAAACGAAAGCTCAGGAAGTGAAATCCTCCAGTCTTGACTTGAGGCGGTTCACCGGAATTATGTAAGGATTCTGGGCCTTGAGATAGGGAGTCAAATTGCGGAAGGCCTTTTCGGCAGCGGCCTTGTCGGAATAAATTCCGCAGAGGACCTTGTAGACCGGTTTCTTGTTCAGACTGCTTTCCACAATGAAGACCTTCTCCTCCGGTCCGGACGCACGGATGTCTCGTGCGGCATAACTCAGATAGGAGGTCAGCTCGATCTGAATGGAATAGGCATCGTTCGGAGCGTTCCGGATCACATCGGACCAGTTGGAAAAAGCCGATTCCAGATTCCCGTCATGAAAACTGGCCAGACCCGCATCATAGGCATTCTCCCAGGGCTCTCTCATGGCGGACACCGGTGGAGGAACCTCTTCGTCCGCAGTAATCCCGGAAGGGGTCTCCTTTACAGGTGCAGGCTTGGAAGGAGGAGAAGAAGCCTCTTTCACCGGCATGGTTTTGTCAACAGGAGGCTCCTGCACGGGAGGAATGACGGCAACGGCCTGCTTCTCCGGAACGACCTTCTCAGACGCAGACGGAGCGGATTTCGCAGGAGACTTTGCTTTTTCCGGGGGAACCGGAATCGCCTCTCCGGCGGTCGTTTCGTTCTTTGCCAGTTCGTGGATGATCTCTTCCGGTGTCTTCGTCTCGACCTGCTCCTCGGGGGGAACCGCAACCGCTGATTTTTCCGTCCGGATCTCCTTTGCCTTCTTTGCATAGAAAAGGGCCATGGCACCGAACAGAAGAATGAGTACAACAACAGGAATCCCGACCAGGAGCGGCCATTTCTTCTTTTTCTTTTCCGGTCCACCTGCCGGAAGGGATCCTTCCTCCCGGGACATATCCTCCACCTCCGTCGCTTCCCCTTCCGCCTCCTTTTCCACGGCCTCTTCCAGAACCGCTTCCTGGTCCGGAGTCAGGACTTCCTCCTGAGGCTCTCCTCCTTCAGCCGCGGTTTCTTCTTCCCCGGCAAACGCTTCGTCAGAGATTTCTTCTTCCTCCGCCTTTTCAGGATCCTCCTGCATAGTCGTTTCTTCCGCTTCCAGCCCCGCGTCGTTATCCGCCGCAGATGTTACGAGCACCGCTTCGTCTTCCCCTTCCATTTCCTCTCGAAGCCCCTCCTCTGCTGCGGCCTCTTCTTCATCGCCGGCAGGCGCTTCCGGTTCGGCTGCGACCTCTTCTTCATCCGGGGCAGGCGCTTCCGGTTCGTCAACCGCCTCCCCGACCGCTTCATCCACGGCGGCATCGATCAACTCCGTTACCTCCTCCGCTGCCTCTTCCTCCTCCATCTCATCCTGAGGGGGAAGGAGTTCCTCATCCAGCTCATCCGGCGGCAGCTCCGTTTCCGCAGCCTCTCCTTCCTCAAGGGACTCTTCCCCCTCCGCAGCTTCCGGCATGAGATCATCCATGACCGAAGCAAGGGAGGCCTGATCCAGTTCCGGGATCTCTTCCTGCGTCTCTTCCCCGGACACGGCCTCCTGCCGTGCCGTCTCTTTCTTTTCCTCTTCCGCCTTTTCTTTCTTTTCCGGCTCCACCGGAACCTGCAGACGGACAACACCGAGATTATAAAGGGTATAGAGGATCTTTTTCGTCAACTCCGGATCGAGTGAAACGGAATCGATCACCTCCTGCACCGTTATCCCATCAACCAGGACCTCTAAAACCTCCCGGTCTGCTCCCTGAAAGCTCAGTTCCTCGGAACGATAGCTGAGTTCCGTCGGTTTCAGCACCTGATCGGTTCTGCCGAGAATCCGGTCGATCAGCCCTTCTTTCCGGATCTGGCGGACCCCTTCCGAAATCAGCTTGGAAAATTTCACATGGAAACGGGGAAGTCCGGGCGGCACCAGACCGGCGGCCTCCCTCTCTTCAAAAGAATAGGTCCCCTCCTCCCAGGCGAAGAGAGAAAAGAGGATCGAGATGAACTGGTATTTGGTGTTGGCGTAGAGTTCATCCTGGGAGAGAATCCCTTTGCGGGTGATGATCTGACCGAAATTGTCGCCGCTGTCCTTCCGGGACTCGAGGATGACTTCATCAAGCTGGGCACGGGAAATCTTTCCCCGTTTACAGAGAATCTCTCCCAAGAGTTCCTTCTTGATATTCGAACGGGAGGCGATCGGCTCACCGTTCAGGAAGAAGGAGCGCTTGACGATCTTCCCTTTCTGGGCGACCAGAATGCCCGTTTTCCCAGACTTGCGGATCTCCGCCAGAAGGGCGGGAAAGGACTTTTCCTGAAACGTTCCGTTCAGCATGACGTCTTCAGTCATCACAGCCCCCGGGATCGGTTTTTGTATTATTTACGAAAGGTTAGAGACAATATATCGCACAAGTTCTTAAAATGCAAGAGGGAATCATTCGATGCACCCATCATTTTTTCAGTCTCCCCCGGCGCAGTATCCTGCACACAGGAAGTCCGATCGGCATCAGTCCCACTGGTGGAGATGGAAGTGTTCGTGATCGACCGGACCGTGAGCGTGACGGTGGGAATGAACGAGGTTCGCCTCGATCAGCTTCTCCATATCGTTGAGGAACGGAGCGAGTTCTCCGTCGTATATGAGCCTGTGTTCCTCGGAGAGGATCAGGCATCGTGTGCCGAGTTCCTGGGCGAGGCTCAAGTTATGCGTGGTGATCAGGGTGGTCAGATCAAGCTCCGACAGGAAATCGATGAGCCGGCCGGTCGATCTCGGATCGAGACTCGAGGTCGGTTCATCGAGAAGGAGGGTCGCAGGTTCCACGGCAAGGAGCGAGGCCAGACAGACCTTCTGCTTCTCCCCGCCGCTCAGGTTAAAGGGGGGGCGATCCAGGTAGCGGGAGAGTCCGAGCCGGTCCGCCCAGTGCCGGACCCGATCCTCTATGTCCTCCATCCCGAGCTGCCGCGGTCCGAAGGCGATCTCGTCGAAGACCGTGGGGTTGAAGATCATCATGTCCGGATTCTGGAAGAGGAGGACCACTTCAGAGCGGAACCGGCGGTTGAACCCCTTCCGGCGCAGGAGCTTCCGGGTAAGCGGATCGCCGCGATAGGTGACCCTCCCCCGTTCCGGGAAGAGCAGGCCGTCCAGGATCTTCAGCAGGGTTGACTTTCCGCTCCCGTTGACACCGAGGAGGACGACCTTTTCCTTCTCCTCCACGCGGAAGGAGAGATCCTCAAGGACTGTCCGGTCGCCGTATGAAAATGCAATCTGTTCGACCTCAATCATTCCGAAACCCCCTCGATTTCATTGCAAGTGTAATCTCTCTCGAATTGCGGATGGAGCGGTCGAGGAAGAGATAGACCGCGGAAGATACGAAACGGTAGAGATCTCGCCTTCCCGGACGAATGATCGTTCGGCTCTTCATGGAGAGGAGAAGCTCGGAAAGAAGCCTCCGGAAGGTGAGGATCTGGCTGTAGGAGAGGGTCAGGAGGAATGTAAGAGTCTTCGAGAAGGAGAGGGCGGAAAAGAGGTTGACCCGTTCGATCAGCAGGAAGGTGGAGAAGGTCAAAAGATAAGTCCGTGCATTGATCAAAAGAAGGGGCGCAAGAAAAGGGGCGCCCCGGGTCATAGAGAGGAGCATATAAGAAATCGATACGGCCGAGTTGAAGAGGAGAAGGGCGAAGAAGGTCCTCTTCGCAAGCCTGAAAAACGAGCGGCCGGAAAACACCGCCAGCACAATGGCAGCACCCGCCATGACCGCCATGCCGTGGAAAGAGGTAAGAAAGAGAACACCGGCAAGATAAAGGAGAAAACAAACGGAATCCCGGTTCACTTCCGCCCCCTCCCGTCAAACCTGCTCCAGGCAAAAAAGATCCCGAAGATCAGAACGATTCCGATTACCGCCGACAGGTAATATCCGAGTACGGCGCCGTGCCCCTCCAACTGATATCCGGAAATCGGGGCTTGGTACCACGAGGCGAAGTGCCGGAGCCGCTCCGGGATAAAACCGAGGAGCGTCCTGTAATAGTCCGCCTCCCATTCTCCCCAGGCCGGACTGGTCGTCAGAAGCCCCAAGGGCACGAGCAGGAGGAAGAGGCCGATGAGCAGATAGAGCTTTTTTACATTATTCTTCTTCATCTCTCACCTCCACAGGAAAGCCCTCCGGACGGATCCGCCGGACGAAGTTCAGGACCAGGACCGTAAAAATTCCCTCCGCCACGCCGAAGAAGAGCATGTGTGCACCGACCAGGGCCGGGACGGTCACCGAAATCGGAAAAGGAAAGAAGAGCGGTTTCCCGGCCGAGTCGGCGGCGATCACCGGCTGAATTCCGAGGGCCAGCGCAATCCCGACCGACGCGAGGACGATGCTCGACCACCCGGAGAGAAACGCGGCGACGGAACGCCGGATCCGCTTCTCAAGAAACGGATAGAGCCAGGCGGCCGTAAAGGCGGCGATGCAGCCCATGGTCAGGGCATTGATCGGGAAGGAGGTGATCCCCCCGTCCCCGAAGAGGAGCGCCTGGATCAAAAGGACCAGGCTCACGGAGAGAAAGCCGGTCCAGGGACCGAAGAGGATGGCGATCACCGCCGTCCCGATGGCGTGCCCGCTCGTCCCGCCGGGGATCGGGATGTTCAACATCATGATCATGAAGGACAGCGCGGTCAGGGCCGATATGAATGGAAGCGTCTCCTCGTTAAGGAGCCTCCTGACCCGCCGGAAGGCATGGACCCACAGCGGCACCGCGACAGCGTATGCCGGCAGATAGGTCACAGGTGAGAGATACCCGTCCGGAATGTGCATTGGTCTTCTCCTTTCAGTCGATATGGACCTGTCACAAACAGATCATTTAAAAACTCACATTCAGCCGGAGGCTTGCCACCCAGATCGACTCGAGGTCGCCCGACCCCAGCGGGTTTTTCGTGTACTGCAAATCCGGAGTCAACGACAGGGTCTCCGTGACCTGGCGCCGGTAGAAGAGCTCGGAAATCAAAAGACCCTTTTCATAAAGAGTAAGGTTCCTCCCGCCGACGCTCCACTTCTTCTTTGCTGCGTCACTCGACCTGATCGTCCCCGCAGCAAAACCGAACGTGTCGCGCCCGCTTGCAAAAGAAAGTCCCAGATTGTAGAACCGGGAAAAGTCAAGGACCGACTTTTCCCCCGCAGAATAGCGGCCGAAAAGGGTCAGGTGTTCAGTGAGATGCTGATCGAAACTCAGGCCGAACCCCTGGTTGTTGTCGGTGCCGGTCCCGTCGAGACGATCAAAATCGGTCGTATCCTTCCAGCCGTAGAGCCGGTAGTTCCCCTCTTTTCCTGCCGGTGCGACATGCCATCCGATTTCGGCGGCATAGACCGTGGAAAAATCATCAGACCGGGCGAAGAGGCGGTCCTGGGCGTAGCTCCTGTCGTCCCCTTCAACGTAGAGGAGTGTCCCGTAAAAACCGTGTACGAAATTATAGGTGATCCGCATGCCGGGGACAAAACTCGGAAGGCCGGTAATCGGGCTGTCGTAGAATGCCGCATTCATGAACTGCTCCGTCTCGTCGCCGGCGGCTTCGTTTGTGTCGATATAGAGGGTGCCGTCCAGAAGACCGAAGGTCCAGATCAGGCGGCCATCAAGGAACTTCCCCTCGTACCAGGCCTCAAGAAGTTTGTTGTTATCGTGCAGATCCTGTTCCGTGTAGTGCGCAAAGGGAGTAAGCCCGGAGGCCTCGGTCATCTCCGGGATGACCCCGTCCCCCTTCGCCATGGAGAGATGGGCCGAGGCGAGACCGTGCATTCCGACCGGATATTCGATGAAGAGGTC
This portion of the Deltaproteobacteria bacterium genome encodes:
- a CDS encoding aspartate 1-decarboxylase, translating into MLRKILQSKIHRVTVTDANLEYEGSITIDGLLLEAAGILPYEHLRIANLTNGERFETYVIPGEAGSGTICVNGAAAHKAGKGDLVIIFQYAYLAEGELASHVPKIVHVDAENRIVYKGQ
- the gatC gene encoding Asp-tRNA(Asn)/Glu-tRNA(Gln) amidotransferase subunit GatC, translated to MKISRKEVEHVADLARLELSSVEIGRFTGQMDAILSYIDKLNELDTADVEPTSHVIRVGNVIREDRVCDSIPQAETLSNAPKSGKGFFKVPKII
- a CDS encoding DUF4388 domain-containing protein, with translation MTEDVMLNGTFQEKSFPALLAEIRKSGKTGILVAQKGKIVKRSFFLNGEPIASRSNIKKELLGEILCKRGKISRAQLDEVILESRKDSGDNFGQIITRKGILSQDELYANTKYQFISILFSLFAWEEGTYSFEEREAAGLVPPGLPRFHVKFSKLISEGVRQIRKEGLIDRILGRTDQVLKPTELSYRSEELSFQGADREVLEVLVDGITVQEVIDSVSLDPELTKKILYTLYNLGVVRLQVPVEPEKKEKAEEEKKETARQEAVSGEETQEEIPELDQASLASVMDDLMPEAAEGEESLEEGEAAETELPPDELDEELLPPQDEMEEEEAAEEVTELIDAAVDEAVGEAVDEPEAPAPDEEEVAAEPEAPAGDEEEAAAEEGLREEMEGEDEAVLVTSAADNDAGLEAEETTMQEDPEKAEEEEISDEAFAGEEETAAEGGEPQEEVLTPDQEAVLEEAVEKEAEGEATEVEDMSREEGSLPAGGPEKKKKKWPLLVGIPVVVLILLFGAMALFYAKKAKEIRTEKSAVAVPPEEQVETKTPEEIIHELAKNETTAGEAIPVPPEKAKSPAKSAPSASEKVVPEKQAVAVIPPVQEPPVDKTMPVKEASSPPSKPAPVKETPSGITADEEVPPPVSAMREPWENAYDAGLASFHDGNLESAFSNWSDVIRNAPNDAYSIQIELTSYLSYAARDIRASGPEEKVFIVESSLNKKPVYKVLCGIYSDKAAAEKAFRNLTPYLKAQNPYIIPVNRLKSRLEDFTS
- a CDS encoding ABC transporter ATP-binding protein, producing the protein MIEVEQIAFSYGDRTVLEDLSFRVEEKEKVVLLGVNGSGKSTLLKILDGLLFPERGRVTYRGDPLTRKLLRRKGFNRRFRSEVVLLFQNPDMMIFNPTVFDEIAFGPRQLGMEDIEDRVRHWADRLGLSRYLDRPPFNLSGGEKQKVCLASLLAVEPATLLLDEPTSSLDPRSTGRLIDFLSELDLTTLITTHNLSLAQELGTRCLILSEEHRLIYDGELAPFLNDMEKLIEANLVHSHRHAHGPVDHEHFHLHQWD
- the cbiM gene encoding cobalt transporter CbiM, which codes for MHIPDGYLSPVTYLPAYAVAVPLWVHAFRRVRRLLNEETLPFISALTALSFMIMMLNIPIPGGTSGHAIGTAVIAILFGPWTGFLSVSLVLLIQALLFGDGGITSFPINALTMGCIAAFTAAWLYPFLEKRIRRSVAAFLSGWSSIVLASVGIALALGIQPVIAADSAGKPLFFPFPISVTVPALVGAHMLFFGVAEGIFTVLVLNFVRRIRPEGFPVEVRDEEE
- a CDS encoding carbohydrate porin — protein: MVRRRMAGILVLSILMAAVLVRPVWADDTPETRELRKRIRALEEKVLKGKPLPASEHPWYERVAFSGGILSVLSGTSGYSDVASDLNRTGVTASDPLDTKERLDMSSNFDLFIEYPVGMHGLASAHLSMAKGDGVIPEMTEASGLTPFAHYTEQDLHDNNKLLEAWYEGKFLDGRLIWTFGLLDGTLYIDTNEAAGDETEQFMNAAFYDSPITGLPSFVPGMRITYNFVHGFYGTLLYVEGDDRSYAQDRLFARSDDFSTVYAAEIGWHVAPAGKEGNYRLYGWKDTTDFDRLDGTGTDNNQGFGLSFDQHLTEHLTLFGRYSAGEKSVLDFSRFYNLGLSFASGRDTFGFAAGTIRSSDAAKKKWSVGGRNLTLYEKGLLISELFYRRQVTETLSLTPDLQYTKNPLGSGDLESIWVASLRLNVSF